One window from the genome of Musa acuminata AAA Group cultivar baxijiao chromosome BXJ1-4, Cavendish_Baxijiao_AAA, whole genome shotgun sequence encodes:
- the LOC103979487 gene encoding peroxisomal membrane protein 11C — protein sequence MSTSTLDATRAELGLLVLYLNKAEARDKICRAIQYGSKYLSDGKPGTAQNVDKTTSLARKVFRLFKFVNDLHALISPTSSGSPLPLILLGKSKNALLSTFFFLDQIVWAGRTGIYKNKERAELIGRISLFCWMGSSVCTALLELGELGRLSASMKKLEKELKQADKYKEEQYLAKLKQSNERLLSLIKASMDIVVAIGLLQLAPKKVTPRVTGAFGFVTSLISCYQLLPASRTKTKMT from the exons ATGAGCACAAGCACATTGGATGCAACGAGAGCAGAGCTTGGTCTCCTAGTTTTATACCTGAATAAAGCTGAAGCGAGAGATAAGATTTGTAGGGCTATCCAGTATGGGTCAAAGTACTTGAGTGATGGAAAGCCTGGCACTGCACAGAATGTTGATAAAACAACCAGTTTGGCACGAAAAGTTTTTCGGCTTTTTAAG TTTGTTAATGATCTGCACGCTCTAATAAGTCCAACTTCCTCTGGATCTCCTCTTCCCCTAATTTTACTAGGAAAG TCCAAGAATGCACTATTGTCAACCTTCTTTTTCCTGGATCAAATTGTATGGGCAGGCAGAACGGGGATATACAAG AACAAAGAACGTGCAGAACTGATCGGCAGGATATCTCTTTTTTGTTGGATGGGCTCCTCAGTGTGCACAGCGTTGCTCGAG CTAGGAGAATTGGGAAGGTTATCTGCTTCGATGAAGAAGTTGGAGAAGGAGCTGAAGCAAGCTGATAAATACAAA GAAGAGCAATATCTTGCTAAGCTCAAACAGTCAAATGAAAGGCTGCTATCTCTGATTAAGGCTTCTATGGATATTGTGGTGGCAATTGGACTGCTTCAGTTGGCACCAAAGAAGGTCACTCCACGAGTCACAGGAGCATTTGGATTCGTCACTTCACTTATTTCCTGCTATCAG TTGCTTCCTGCATCACGCACAAAGACAAAGATGACTTGA